Proteins encoded together in one Diabrotica undecimpunctata isolate CICGRU chromosome 3, icDiaUnde3, whole genome shotgun sequence window:
- the LOC140435757 gene encoding uncharacterized protein has translation MMAAPQKYNRKRILAERELEAILAESDFFLSEDSDNDCSKNENVSENLSTVFHENETNAQNHLENDSDSERDSDDDAPLLQRWEKLQETEQLDDVKSRWNKNIFETQDSDAADLWIANEDHEFWTPLDYFSEYFPEHFWENLSSASNIKAMQANEKKNLRSTPEEFKKLTGIHVLMGIFGLPRLRLYFMKGISIPIITQLPRDRIYKLRNFLYVVDNCKDSEDTKKANKLWKVQPILDVVRNKCITLQRSRELSIDEQMIPFTGTTSLLQYVKNKPNPVGLKNVVLASKTGPVLDFFIYQGANTWPDAAPDKSLGIGGSVVKKLSANLCPGKTIS, from the exons ATGATGGCGGCTCCACAAAAATACA ACAGAAAAAGGATATTGGCAGAACGCGAATTGGAGGCTATTTTGGCAGAAAGCGATTTTTTCCTCAGTGAAGATAGCGATAATGATTGTAGTAAAAACGAGAATGTTTCTGAAAACCTCTCAACTGTTTTTCATGAAAACGAAACTAATGCCCAAAATCATTTAGAAAATGATTCAGATTCGGAGCGGGATTCTGACGATGATGCTCCTTTACTGCAGCGTTGGGAGAAACTCCAGGAAACGGAACAATTAGATGATGTTAAGAGTAGgtggaataaaaatatttttgagacTCAAGATTCCGACGCCGCTGATCTATGGATAGCTAATGAAGATCACGAATTCTGGACACCATTGGATTATTTTTCTGAGTATTTTCCTGAGCATTTTTGGGAAAATTTGTCTTCAGCAAGTAACATAAAAGCTATGCAAGCAAACGAAAAGAAAAATCTAAGGTCAACTCCGGAGGAATTCAAGAAACTAACAGGTATTCATGTTTTGATGGGAATTTTTGGGCTACCGCGCTTACGCCTTTATTTTATGAAAGGAATTTCAATTCCTATTATTACTCAGCTTCCCCGAGATAGAATCTACAAGTTACGAAATTTTTTATATGTTGTAGATAACTGTAAAGATTCAGAGGACACCAAAAAGGCAAATAAACTTTGGAAAGTTCAGCCTATTCTTGATGTTGTACGAAATAAATGTATCACTCTTCAAAGATCTCGCGAGTTGTCCATCGACGAACAAATGATTCCATTCACTGGCACCACTAGTCTACTACAGTATGTCAAGAATAAACCTAATCCTGTAGGTTTGAAGAATGTTGTGCTTGCTTCAAAAACAGGGCCAGTCttggatttctttatttatcaAGGTGCAAACACTTGGCCTGATGCTGCTCCTGACAAATCCTTGGGCATTGGCGGCTCTGTCGTGAAAAAATTGTCGGCGAACTTATGTCCAGGGAAAACAATTTCATAG